The following proteins are encoded in a genomic region of Desulfurispora thermophila DSM 16022:
- a CDS encoding ACT domain-containing protein, translating into MTGTPRFYIVQEDILPEALIKTVQAKELLLSGEVTTVAQAVERVGLSRSAFYKYKDKVFPLQNWGRGRTVVISLLLEHRSGVLSGVLSKIAAVHGNVVTINQDFPRQGVAGVTVTVETSQLTTGVEQLLVLLREQPGVRQAVFLGEGE; encoded by the coding sequence TTGACCGGCACCCCCCGGTTCTATATAGTGCAGGAAGACATCCTGCCGGAAGCCCTGATCAAGACTGTGCAGGCAAAAGAGCTTTTGCTCAGCGGAGAGGTAACCACCGTCGCACAGGCTGTGGAGAGGGTGGGCCTGAGCAGGAGCGCTTTTTATAAATACAAGGACAAAGTCTTTCCCCTGCAAAACTGGGGACGGGGCAGAACCGTTGTAATCAGCCTGCTCCTGGAGCACAGGTCGGGTGTGCTCTCGGGTGTTCTGAGCAAGATTGCCGCTGTACATGGCAATGTTGTGACAATTAACCAGGACTTTCCCCGCCAGGGAGTGGCAGGCGTTACCGTAACTGTGGAAACCTCGCAGTTGACTACAGGTGTAGAGCAATTGCTGGTATTGCTCAGAGAACAACCGGGTGTCCGGCAGGCTGTATTTCTGGGCGAGGGTGAATAA